One window of Lacerta agilis isolate rLacAgi1 chromosome 14, rLacAgi1.pri, whole genome shotgun sequence genomic DNA carries:
- the LOC117058235 gene encoding polyadenylate-binding protein 2 yields MEEEAEKLKELQNEVEKQMNMSPPPGNAGPVIMSLEEKMEADARSIYVGNVDYGATAEELEAHFHGCGSVNRVTILCDKYTGHPKGFAYIEFSDKESVRTSLALDESLFRGRQIKVIPKRTNRPGISTTDRGFPRTRYRGRGSGYSSSRARFYSGFSSRPPRGRAYRGRARATSWYSPY; encoded by the exons atggaggaggaagcagagaagCTAAAAGAGCTGCAGAACGAAGTTGAGAAACAAATGAATATGAGCCCCCCGCCTGGCAACG CTGGCCCAGTCATCATGTCTTTAGAAGAAAAGATGGAAGCAGATGCCAGGTCCATATATGTAGGCAAC GTGGATTACGGGGCGACAGCAGAGGAGCTGGAGGCTCACTTCCACGGCTGCGGCTCCGTCAACCGGGTGACCATCCTCTGTGATAAGTACACCGGCCATCCCAAGGG GTTTGCCTACATTGAATTCTCGGACAAGGAGTCGGTGAGGACGTCCTTAGCGTTAGATGAGTCGCTGTTCAGGGGAAGGCAGATTAAG GTGATTCCCAAACGGACCAACCGCCCTGGGATCAGCACCACAGACCGGGGTTTCCCCCGGACCCGGTACAGAGGGAGAGGATCCGGCTACAGCAGTTCTCGGGCCCGTTTCTACAGCGGCTTTAGCAGCAGGCCACCCCGAGGGCGCGCATACAG GGGCCGGGCCAGAGCGACCTCATGGTATTCCCcttactaa
- the PPP1R3E gene encoding protein phosphatase 1 regulatory subunit 3E yields the protein MARAPPSPLTPSNIPRNLSYIAGLYERAYYRTARPSIAEDSGTEGSESESESRPRSRPRRRRHVFGGHKRKGRRRTRSAPARGRSRGASRSRSPGTRKRVRFADSLGLELTSVRQFWPNDLPEVPERVHAQLRRDSLSHFAPCLPFCPPVKDPLSLRYLLEPTFPDPLSMPDFLPRLLAQCVLLEGARAEGSSVSGTIRVLNLAYEKRVSVRYTWDSWATQHEARASYAAPAGRDRDHADRFAFRLPLLTPLVPGVVLEFAICYLVGAEEFWDNNQGRNYCLRPPPCVDEEDEPPSPTADCCETGWIHFL from the exons ATGGCTCGTGCCCCACCGTCACCTCTGACCCCTAGCAACATCCCGCGGAACCTGAGCTACATCGCAGGCCTGTATGAGCGAGCCTACTACCGCACCGCCCGGCCGAGCATAGCAGAGGACTCTGGGACCGAGGGCTCCGAATCCGAGTCGGAGAGCAGGCCCCGGAGCAGGCCCCGGAGGCGGCGCCACGTCTTTGGAGGGCACAAGCGGAAAGGAAGGCGCCGGACTCGCTCGGCCCCTGCCCGGGGCAGAAGTCGGGGGGCCTCGCGCAGCCGCAGCCCCGGGACACGCAAGAGGGTTCGCTTCGCCGACTCCCTGGGCCTGGAGCTCACCAGCGTCCGCCAGTTCTGGCCCAACGACCTTCCAGAGGTGCCGGAGCGTGTCCATGCCCAGCTGAGGCGCGACTCACTCAGCCACTTTGCCCCGTGCCTGCCTTTTTGCCCACCTGTGAAG GATCCTTTGAGTCTGCGGTACCTACTGGAGCCCACCTTCCCAGACCCCCTGTCCATGCCAGATTTCTTACCGCGCCTCCTGGCGCAGTGCGTCCTCCTCGAAGGGGCCCGGGCCGAAGGCTCCAGTGTATCCGGCACCATCCGGGTCCTCAACTTGGCCTACGAGAAGCGGGTCTCCGTGCGATACACCTGGGATTCTTGGGCTACGCAACACGAAGCTCGGGCATCCTACGCCGCTCCTGCCGGCCGGGATCGGGACCACGCCGACCGCTTTGCCTTCCGCCTTCCGCTGCTCACGCCGCTTGTCCCTGGGGTTGTCCTAGAGTTTGCAATTTGCTACCTTGTCGGGGCAGAAGAGTTCTGGGACAACAACCAAGGCCGCAACTATTGCCTGAGGCCTCCACCCTGTGTGGATGAGGAGGATGAGCCCCCCAGCCCCACTGCCGATTGCTGTGAGACAGGGTGGATACACTTCCTCTAA